CGGGGCGAGCAGTGTCCGTCTCGATCCAGATGTGCAGGCCTTCGCCGCCGGGCCGGCTCACCACGGCGAGCCCGTCGTTGGGCTGATGTCTCGGCAGGGGGTACACCCGGCCGCTGGGGCGTTGATCGGCGGGCACACAGCCGGCGAGCAGGGCCGCCAGAAGCGGCAGGGCCAGCAGACGGCACGGTGGCGGCACGGCGGGAACGGCTCGGTGGCGGCGATGATCCTTGCCCGCTCTCCCCCATCCGCTCTGCAGCAAGGGCGGCAGCACAGCCATGGTCCTGACGAGCTCCACCATGCTGCCCCTAGGCACCCCCCTGCCGCTGGACGCCATGGAGGCCGGGCTGCTGCCGGTCACGGGCAGCCCGCTCGAGGCCGCCGCCCTGGCCGGGAGCCCGGTGCTGGTGCTGTTCCTCTGCCCCCACTGCCCGTTCGTGAAGCATGTGGAGCCAGAACTCACCCGGCTGCAGGGCGACCTGGAGGGGCGGGCGAGCCTGATCGGCCTCTGCAGCAACAGCACCGCCAGCCATCCCCAGGACGGGCCGGCGGGGATGGCGGCCCAGGCCGCGGCCTGCGGCTGGACCTTCCCCTACCTGCAGGACCC
This genomic stretch from Cyanobium gracile PCC 6307 harbors:
- a CDS encoding thioredoxin family protein, producing the protein MVLTSSTMLPLGTPLPLDAMEAGLLPVTGSPLEAAALAGSPVLVLFLCPHCPFVKHVEPELTRLQGDLEGRASLIGLCSNSTASHPQDGPAGMAAQAAACGWTFPYLQDPDQSVALAFRAACTPDVFLFDGAHRLAYRGQLDGSRPGGEPCDGRDLRAALTALLEGRPVPEPQRPAIGCSIKWRAGAEPPWFSG